One Mangifera indica cultivar Alphonso chromosome 4, CATAS_Mindica_2.1, whole genome shotgun sequence genomic region harbors:
- the LOC123213203 gene encoding pentatricopeptide repeat-containing protein At2g17033 yields MGSLHPRITPPWNHCARRLHNPELQRPLCQFPAASLSKQGQRFLTSLAVSRDSKTANHLISKFVATSPRFIALNALSHLLSPHSTHPRHLSSLALPLYLRITEEPWFKWNPKLVAELMASLVKQGKHEETEALMSETVAKLEFRERELVVFYGNLIDSYCKHDLKGGFDEICGRLDGLLRDTSSVYVKRHGYKSMVSGLCEMGKPRAAENRVGEMRVGGLEPTGFEFRCLVYGYGRLGLFEEMDRSLKQMESEGFEVDTVSSNMILSSYGAHNELSRMVLWLKKMKDLSIPFSIRTYNSVLNACSTIMSLLQDFNEFPVSIAELMGALNGDEVLLVKELVASSVLNEVMEWNSRELKLDLHGMHLGSAYLIMLQWMEEMRFRFTDADYAIPAEVTLVCGSGKHSSVRGVSPVKAMVKKMVIRTNFPLRIDRNNIGCFVGKGHVVKNWLC; encoded by the exons ATGGGTAGTCTCCACCCCCGCATTACGCCGCCGTGGAACCACTGCGCCCGGCGGCTTCACAACCCAGAGCTACAACGACCCTTATGCCAGTTCCCAGCCGCAAGTTTAAGCAAGCAAGGCCAGCGGTTCCTCACTTCTCTGGCGGTCTCACGAGACTCCAAAACGGCCAACCATTTGATAAGCAAATTTGTCGCAACGTCTCCTCGGTTTATAGCTCTCAACGCCCTCTCTCACCTCCTCTCTCCTCACTCTACCCATCCCCGCCACCTCTCTTCTCTGGCTTTACCT TTGTACTTGAGAATAACTGAAGAGCCATGGTTTAAGTGGAATCCGAAGCTAGTCGCTGAGCTCATGGCGTCGCTAGTTAAACAGGGAAAGCATGAAGAGACTGAGGCTTTAATGTCTGAAACCGTTGCAAAGTTGGAGTTTCGAGAGCGAGAACTGGTTGTTTTTTATGGGAATTTGATCGATTCTTACTGTAAACATGATTTGAAAGGTgggtttgatgaaatttgtgGTCGTTTGGATGGGCTTTTAAGGGATACTTCCTCTGTTTATGTAAAGCGCCATGGTTATAAGTCGATGGTTAGTGGTTTATGTGAAATGGGTAAGCCCCGTGCAGCTGAGAATCGGGTTGGAGAGATGAGAGTAGGAGGACTCGAGCCAACCGGGTTTGAGTTTAGGTGTCTTGTTTATGGGTATGGGAGATTAGGGTTGTTTGAGGAAATGGATAGAAGTTTAAAGCAAATGGAGAGTGAAGGGTTTGAAGTTGATACAGTTTCTTCGAATATGATTCTTTCTTCTTATGGAGCTCACAATGAGCTTTCGAGAATGGTTTTATGGCTAAAGAAGATGAAGGATTTGAGCATTCCGTTCTCAATAAGAACTTACAATTCTGTGTTGAATGCATGTTCCACAATCATGTCACTTCTGCAAGACTTCAATGAATTCCCAGTTTCAATAGCAGAGTTGATGGGGGCTTTGAACGGGGATGAGGTGTTGTTGGTTAAAGAGTTGGTTGCATCATCTGTTTTGAATGAGGTGATGGAATGGAATTCGAGAGAACTAAAGCTGGATTTGCATGGGATGCACTTGGGTTCAGCCTACTTGATAATGTTGCAGTGGATGGAGGAGATGAGATTCAGGTTTACTGATGCAGATTATGCCATTCCGGCAGAGGTGACTCTGGTTTGTGGATCAGGGAAGCATAGCAGTGTTAGAGGGGTATCCCCAGTGAAAGCTATGGTTAAAAAGATGGTAATCCGAACAAATTTTCCACTGAGAATTGATAGGAATAATATTGGTTGTTTTGTTGGCAAAGGGCATGTTGTTAAAAACTGGTTATGTTGA
- the LOC123212885 gene encoding DDB1- and CUL4-associated factor 8-like, whose protein sequence is MSKNKRPRSILDSPATVVDVWKRELGLLSTRNFVYRRRASEDLVCRLDIYKKLVKHQGCVNTVSFNADGDILVSGSDDRRVILWDWVTGHVKLSFDSGHYNNVFQARIMSFADDRSIVTCAADGQIRHAQILEGGGVETTLLAKHQGRANKLAIQPGSPHILYTCGEDGLVQHIDLRTRVATELFTCRPVDDRKSNMPVVNLNAIAIDPRNPNLFAVAGLDEYTRLYDIRKYKWDGSTDFGQPADYFCPPNLIGDDQVGITGVAFSNQSELLVSYNDEFIYLFTQDMGLGPNPVPSSPLSTGSDASEMAPGHPSPSSTMDVGDIVTPQVYKGHKNCVTVKGVDFFGPNCEYVVSGSDCGRIFIWKKKGGELIHVMKADKHVVNCIEPHPHSIVLASSGIESDIKIWTPEAIERATLPVKIEQFEPKARGWMHSVISLDDLMMQLFSLQRQRTDYDPEHVGESLAADRELRELLLTFNANGDTSSDAGEGP, encoded by the exons aTGAGCAAGAACAAGAGACCTAGAAGTATCCTAGACTCACCAGCCACTGTGGTCGATGTTTGGAAACGCGAACTCGGCCTTCTCTCCACCCGGAATTTCGTGTACCGTCGTCGTGCCTCTGAG gATCTTGTCTGTCGACTTGATATTTACAAGAAGCTTGTTAAACATCAAGGTTGTGTGAACACAGTAAGCTTCAATGCAGACGGTGATATTCTGGTGTCAGGCTCTGATGACAGGCGGGTTATACTTTGGGATTGGGTAACTGGGCATGTCAAACTTTCATTCGATTCTGGTCACTATAACAATGTTTTCCAGGCGAGAATTATGTCTTTTGCAGATGATCGCAGCATTGTTACCTGTGCTGCTGATGGGCAG ATTCGTCATGCTCAAATTCTGGAAGGCGGTGGAGTGGAGACTACTTTGCTTGCCAAACATCAAGGACGGGCAAATAAATTGGCTATTCAGCCTGGAAGCCCTCATATACTTTATACCTGTGGTGAAGATGGACTGGTGCAACAT ATTGATTTGAGAACCAGGGTTGCTACTGAACTTTTCACTTGCCGTCCAGTTGATGATAGAAAAAGTAACATGCCAGTAGTAAATCTAAATGCAATTGCAATTGATCCCAGAAACCCAAATCTCTTTGCAGTTGCTGGACTGGACGAATATACTCGACTTTATGATATTCGCAAATATAAGTGGGATGGTTCTACAGATTTTGGTCAACCTGCTGATTACTTTTGTCCTCCAAATTTAATTGGCGATGACCAAGTTGGAATAACTGGCGTGGCCTTCTCAAATCAGAGTGAGCTTCTGGTTTCATACAATGATGAATTTATCTATTTGTTTACTCAGGATATGGGATTGGGTCCTAACCCTGTGCCTTCTTCTCCATTGTCTACTGGGAGTGATGCTAGTGAAATGGCACCTGGTCATCCCTCACCTTCATCAACTATGGATGTCGGTGATATAGTTACTCCCCAAGTTTACAAGGGGCACAAAAATTGTGTGACAGTAAAAGGTGTGGACTTCTTTGGGCCAAATTGTGAATATGTGGTCAGTGGGTCAGACTGTGGTCGAATATTCATTTGGAAGAAAAAGGGTGGAGAGCTCATCCATGTCATGAAAGCAGACAAGCACGTGGTAAACTGTATTGAGCCTCATCCTCACTCCATAGTGCTTGCAAGCAGTGGAATTGAAAGTGACATTAAGATATGGACCCCGGAGGCTATTGAGAGAGCTACTTTGCCTGTAAAGATTGAACAG TTCGAACCAAAGGCCAGGGGCTGGATGCACTCTGTTATTTCACTGGATGACCTGATGATGCAATTGTTTTCATTGCAAAGGCAGAGGACCGATTATGATCCAGAGCATGTTGGTGAAAGCTTAGCTGCAGATCGGGAACTTAGAGAGCTTTTATTAACATTCAATGCCAACGGTGACACATCTTCGGATGCAGGAGAAGGGCCTTAA
- the LOC123212706 gene encoding putative F-box protein At3g16210 isoform X2, with translation MKKICEERETRNSFGLPDDVMVNIFLRLSIKNLARLRCVCKSWNDIIMSQSFVGFHLNETNRKPRLLIFRYGVSPSYLGFYHPKCQQFENLHDPPFATRLVDLDLLGSCNGILCFCSTADHSLIYMWNPLNNKYITLPKPSYNPRYLGFGINSMSGYLDDFKVVTISANAKAEIYSLRTNSWKVVGDGFPRSIEIYGSYISCPVFVKGSVHWCARYSCYLDNFNISS, from the exons ATGAAGAAG atttgTGAAGAGAGAGAGACGAGGAACTCATTTGGACTACCAGATGATGTTATGGTTAATATCTTTCTGCGACTGTCAATCAAGAATCTAGCTCGATTGCGGTGTGTGTGTAAATCATGGAATGACATAATAATGAGCCAGTCATTTGTTGGCTTCCATCTTAATGAAACCAACAGAAAACCTCGTCTCCTTATCTTTAGGTATGGTGTCAGCCCTTCATATTTAGGCTTCTACCACCCAAAATGTCAGCAGTTTGAGAATCTTCATGATCCCCCTTTTGCTACAAGACTTGTAGATTTAGATTTGCTAGGTTCATGTAATGGCATTCTCTGTTTCTGCAGCACTGCTGACCATTCCCTTATCTATATGTGGAATCCTTTGAATAACAAGTACATAACCCTTCCCAAACCCTCATATAACCCTCGTTATCTAGGGTTTGGTATCAATTCAATGAGTGGATATCTTGATGACTTCAAAGTGGTAACTATCTCTGCAAATGCAAAGGCTGAAATCTACAGTTTGAGGACAAATTCATGGAAAGTTGTTGGTGATGGGTTTCCTCGAAGTATTGAGATATATGGTAGTTATATTAGCTGTCCTGTTTTTGTCAAGGGATCTGTGCATTGGTGTGCTCGGTACAGCTGTTATCTTGACA ACTTCAACATCTCCTCATAA
- the LOC123212706 gene encoding F-box/kelch-repeat protein At3g23880-like isoform X1 — MKKICEERETRNSFGLPDDVMVNIFLRLSIKNLARLRCVCKSWNDIIMSQSFVGFHLNETNRKPRLLIFRYGVSPSYLGFYHPKCQQFENLHDPPFATRLVDLDLLGSCNGILCFCSTADHSLIYMWNPLNNKYITLPKPSYNPRYLGFGINSMSGYLDDFKVVTISANAKAEIYSLRTNSWKVVGDGFPRSIEIYGSYISCPVFVKGSVHWCARYSCYLDSKCTWLIVSFDFSKEVFHTIMLPDAISIDDDAKYLNVLDGCLCVFASTVCNSFRAYELWVMKEYGVIESWTRQCIIEKAQKFWLPIGFTTKGEILVRGNCEHCGNALLSYDPNTEIFECLDVHLPYFSIQVLTFVDSIITPVPQFVIKG, encoded by the exons ATGAAGAAG atttgTGAAGAGAGAGAGACGAGGAACTCATTTGGACTACCAGATGATGTTATGGTTAATATCTTTCTGCGACTGTCAATCAAGAATCTAGCTCGATTGCGGTGTGTGTGTAAATCATGGAATGACATAATAATGAGCCAGTCATTTGTTGGCTTCCATCTTAATGAAACCAACAGAAAACCTCGTCTCCTTATCTTTAGGTATGGTGTCAGCCCTTCATATTTAGGCTTCTACCACCCAAAATGTCAGCAGTTTGAGAATCTTCATGATCCCCCTTTTGCTACAAGACTTGTAGATTTAGATTTGCTAGGTTCATGTAATGGCATTCTCTGTTTCTGCAGCACTGCTGACCATTCCCTTATCTATATGTGGAATCCTTTGAATAACAAGTACATAACCCTTCCCAAACCCTCATATAACCCTCGTTATCTAGGGTTTGGTATCAATTCAATGAGTGGATATCTTGATGACTTCAAAGTGGTAACTATCTCTGCAAATGCAAAGGCTGAAATCTACAGTTTGAGGACAAATTCATGGAAAGTTGTTGGTGATGGGTTTCCTCGAAGTATTGAGATATATGGTAGTTATATTAGCTGTCCTGTTTTTGTCAAGGGATCTGTGCATTGGTGTGCTCGGTACAGCTGTTATCTTGACAGTAAGTGCACTTGGCTTATAGTCTCATTTGACTTCTCCAAGGAGGTTTTTCACACAATTATGTTGCCGGATGCAATATCCATTGATGATGATGCCAAGTACTTGAATGTTCTAGATGGATGTCTTTGTGTTTTTGCCAGTACTGTTTGTAATTCTTTTCGCGCTTATGAGTTATGGGTAATGAAGGAGTATGGTGTAATTGAGTCTTGGACTAGGCAATGCATAATTGAAAAGGCTCAGAAATTTTGGTTGCCTATAGGATTCACAACAAAGGGAGAAATTCTTGTACGAGGAAATTGTGAACATTGTGGCAATGCTTTACTGTCATACGATCCAAATACAGAGATATTTGAGTGCCTTGATGTTCACCTTccttatttttcaattcaagtGTTGACATTTGTGGACAGCATAATCACACCTGTGCCTCAATTTGTGATTAAAGGCTAG
- the LOC123213201 gene encoding pentatricopeptide repeat-containing protein At1g62260, mitochondrial, whose amino-acid sequence MQRLNPTVLTSRRRALARSYLCRHLLGSWITQNAASRSRNFAFKTNTKPKLDFYSPNNKISHLIRMNRLSEARAVFDKTVQRNAVTWNMMINGYVKFREMAKARQLFDAMPQRDVVSWNIMISGHISCRGSGFLEEARFLFDKMPERDYVSYNTMISGYAKNGMMEAALRVFNEMPERNVVAWNAMISGFLQNGDVARAIEFFEKMPERDCASLSALVAGLIQNGELNEAGKVLVRFGNKYDDREDLVHAYNTLIAGYGRRGRVVEARELFDQIPVCSEHREEGKDRFRRNIVSWNSMIMCYVKAGDVISAREIFDQMVERDNFSWNTMLSGYVHVSNMEEASNLFGEMPNPDTHSWNTMISGYAQMGNLELARDLFERMPQKSLVSWNSMIAGCDRNEDYKGAIILFSQMQVEGEKPDRHTLSSVLSVSTQIVDLPLGMQIHQLVTKTVIPDVPINNALITMYSRCGAITEARGVFDEMKQQKSVISWNAMIGGYASHGFATEALELFGLMKSSKVWPTCITFISVLSACAHAGLVEEGRRHFKSMISEYGIEPRIEHFASLVDIVGRHGHLEEAMDLIKNMPFEPDKTVWGALLGACRVHNNVELARVAAEAWMELEPESSAPYVLLYSMYADVGRWDDATKLRMVMANNNIKKPAGSSWVDSSHFL is encoded by the coding sequence ATGCAGAGGTTAAACCCGACTGTTTTGACCAGCAGAAGAAGAGCTTTAGCTCGGAGCTATCTGTGTCGTCATTTACTGGGATCATGGATTACCCAGAACGCAGCTTCACGGTCTCGCAACTTTGCCTTCAAGACGAATACGAAGCCGAAGCTGGACTTTTACTCTCCGAACAACAAGATCTCCCATTTGATAAGAATGAACCGTCTGAGCGAAGCAAGAGCCGTGTTTGATAAAACAGTACAAAGAAACGCTGTAACGTGGAATATGATGATCAATGGATACGTAAAATTCAGAGAAATGGCTAAAGCAAGACAACTGTTCGATGCAATGCCTCAAAGAGACGTTGTTTCGTGGAATATAATGATTTCGGGGCATATTTCGTGTCGTGGAAGTGGGTTTTTGGAGGAGGCCAGATTCTTGTTTGATAAAATGCCTGAAAGAGACTATGTTTCATATAATACAATGATTAGTGGGTATGCGAAGAATGGTATGATGGAAGCAGCGTTGAGGGTTTTTAATGAAATGCCTGAGAGGAATGTTGTGGCGTGGAATGCTATGATTTCGGGGTTTTTGCAGAATGGTGATGTGGCTCGCGCTATTGAGTTTTTTGAGAAAATGCCAGAACGGGACTGTGCTTCTTTAAGTGCACTTGTGGCCGGTCTTATTCAGAATGGTGAATTAAATGAAGCAGGAAAAGTTTTAGTTCGATTTGGGAATAAGTATGATGATAGAGAGGATTTAGTGCATGCTTATAATACTTTGATTGCCGGGTATGGTCGGAGAGGAAGGGTTGTTGAAGCTCGAGAGCTTTTTGATCAAATACCAGTTTGTAGTGAGCACAGAGAAGAAGGAAAGGATAGGTTTAGGAGGAATATTGTGTCGTGGAATTCAATGATTATGTGTTATGTGAAGGCGGGAGATGTTATTTCTGCAAGGGAGATCTTTGATCAGATGGTGGAAAGAGACAATTTTTCATGGAATACTATGCTTAGTGGGTATGTTCATGTGTCAAATATGGAAGAGGCCTCAAATCTCTTCGGTGAAATGCCGAATCCTGACACTCATTCATGGAATACAATGATATCAGGGTATGCTCAGATGGGTAATTTAGAGCTTGCCCGTGATTTATTTGAGAGGATGCCACAAAAAAGTCTGGTCTCATGGAATTCAATGATAGCGGGATGTGACAGAAACGAGGACTATAAAGGAGCAATTATCCTTTTCAGCCAGATGCAAGTTGAAGGAGAAAAACCTGATCGGCATACTTTATCTTCAGTTCTCAGCGTGTCTACTCAAATTGTGGACCTGCCCCTGGGAATGCAGATTCACCAGCTAGTCACTAAAACAGTTATTCCAGATGTGCCAATAAACAATGCCCTCATTACCATGTATTCAAGATGTGGAGCAATAACTGAGGCACGCGGTGTTTTTGATGAGATGAAGCAGCAGAAAAGTGTAATCTCGTGGAATGCAATGATAGGAGGATATGCATCCCATGGTTTTGCAACGGAGGCTTTAGAACTTTTCGGCTTGATGAAAAGTTCCAAAGTTTGGCCTACAtgtataacatttatttcaGTATTGAGTGCTTGTGCTCATGCAGGACTAGTAGAAGAAGGCCGCAGGCATTTTAAATCAATGATCAGTGAATATGGTATTGAACCAAGAATTGAGCACTTTGCGTCCCTTGTGGACATAGTGGGTAGGCATGGGCATCTGGAGGAGGCCATGGATTTGATAAAAAACATGCCATTTGAGCCAGATAAAACTGTGTGGGGTGCTTTGCTGGGTGCATGTCGGGTGCATAACAATGTAGAGTTGGCCCGAGTTGCAGCTGAGGCATGGATGGAACTTGAACCAGAAAGTTCAGCCCCATATGTGCTTCTGTATAGTATGTATGCAGATGTTGGACGTTGGGATGATGCAACAAAATTGAGAATGGTAAtggcaaataataatattaagaagCCAGCAGGGTCTAGTTGGGTAGATTCCTCTCATTTCTTGTAA